A segment of the Georgenia sp. M64 genome:
CCGCCGTGCGAGCCCTCCCCCATGGGGATCTCGACCTCCTGCGCGCGCTCCCAGTGGTTCTGGACGATGAGGCGCTCACCCTTGGGGCGCAGCACATCGGCGCTCTCGGCCTCGCGGGCGCTGGGGTCGAGGACCGCCCGGCCGGACGCGTCGAACTCCACCGACCCGCGCTCGACGACCTCGAGCTCGGCGCGGCCCTTGGTGCCGTTGACCGTGACCTTGTAGCCCTCCCACGGCGCGTGGGCGTTGAGGGAGTACGTGAGCAGGGCGCCGCCGCGGTAGTCGACGATCACGGCCATGTTGTCCTCGATGGTGATGCCGGGGGCGAAGACGTCCTGGTCCCGGTGGTAGCCGTCGTAGCCCTCGGCGTCGAGGTAGAGCCGCCGCAGCCGCTCGTCCTGGCGCATGTCGAGCGACCAGCGGTCGCCCGGCTCGGCGTCGACCCCGCGGGCCGGGCGCGGGCCGGCCTGCGCGGCGCCGGCACCCTGGTCCCCGTAGAAGGCCAGGCGTCCGCGGGCGTAGACGCGCTCGGGCGCGTCGTCGAGCCACCAGTTGACCAGGTCGAAGTGGTGCGACGACTTGTGCACGAGCAGGCCGCCGGAGAGGGCCTTCTCCCGGTGCCAGCGGCGGAAGTAGTCCGCGCCGTGGACGGTGTCGAGCGCCCACTCGAAGTGCACAGACGTCACCTCGCCGATCCGGCCGGACGCGATGACCTCCTTGAGCGCGGAGTTGCGCGGCGAATAGCGGTAGTTGAACGTCATGACGACGTTGCGGCCGGTCCGTTCAGCACCGGCGGTGATCTTCTTGCAGCCCTCGGCGTCGATGGTCAGCGGCTTCTCCACGACGACGTCGGCGCCGGCGTCCATGGCGCGGGTGACGAGGTCGGCGTGGGTGTGGTCCGGCGCGGTGATGACGACCGTCTCGATCTGGTGCTCGTGCACCATCTCCTCGAGCTGGCTCGGCTCGTAGCGCGGCAGCGGCTTCCTGCCGGCTGCGCCGATCACCTC
Coding sequences within it:
- a CDS encoding Gfo/Idh/MocA family oxidoreductase, coding for MTSELTIVRRYAVAGTGHRAQMYIDAMVGDHAEVAELVAWCEPNPGRAAYYDEVIGAAGRKPLPRYEPSQLEEMVHEHQIETVVITAPDHTHADLVTRAMDAGADVVVEKPLTIDAEGCKKITAGAERTGRNVVMTFNYRYSPRNSALKEVIASGRIGEVTSVHFEWALDTVHGADYFRRWHREKALSGGLLVHKSSHHFDLVNWWLDDAPERVYARGRLAFYGDQGAGAAQAGPRPARGVDAEPGDRWSLDMRQDERLRRLYLDAEGYDGYHRDQDVFAPGITIEDNMAVIVDYRGGALLTYSLNAHAPWEGYKVTVNGTKGRAELEVVERGSVEFDASGRAVLDPSAREAESADVLRPKGERLIVQNHWERAQEVEIPMGEGSHGGGDRILLSDVFRGPGEDPLGRPAGYVDGVRAVAVGIAANESIRTGLPVVVDDLELGVELAKR